The stretch of DNA GCCCAGGACCGCGATGCGGCCGATATGCCCGGTGGTGGGCACATGGGTCCCGGCGCACAGCTCCTTGGACCAGTCGCCGCCGATGGAGACGACCCGTACCTCCTTGCCGTACTTCTCCCCGAACAGGGCCATGGCGCCCGCCGCGCGGGCGGCGTCGATGTCCATGATCTCGTCGGTGACGGCCAGGTCCTCGGAGAGCCTGGCGTTGACCCGCTCCTCGATGCCGGCCACCTGGTCACCAGCGAGTGCCGAGCCGTGGCGGAAGTCGAAGCGCATGCGGGAGGGGGAGTTCTCGCTGCCGGCCTGGGTGGCATTGGTCGAGACGATCTCGTGGAGCGCCTTGTGCACCATGTGGGTGGAGGTGTGGGCGCGGGCGATCGCCAGGCGGCGGTCCGTGTCGATCTGGGCGAAGGCCTTCTCGCCCACTGCGATCGTGCCCTCGGTCAAGGTGCCGCGATGGACGTGCAGGCCTTTGACGGGGGCCTGGACGTCGTTGACCTCGACGGTGCCCCCGTCAGCCAGGCGGATGGTGCCCTGGTCGGCGAGCTGGCCGCCCATCTCGGCGTAGAAGGGGGTCCGGTCGAGGATCACCTCGACCTCGGCCGGGGCGGTGACGACGCTCTGCGGGACGCCGTCGAGAAGGACGCCGGCCACGGTGGCCTCGGAGGAGGACTCGGTGTAGCCCAGGAAGGCCGAGCCACCGCCCATCTCCTTCTCCAGCTCGCGGAAGACGCGGATGTCGGAGTGGCCGGTCTTCTTGGCGCGGGCGTCAGCCCGGGCGCGCTCCTTCTGCTCGTTCATGAGGGTGCGGAAGGCGCTCTCGTCGACGTCGACCCCCTGCTCGGCGGCCATCTCCAGGGTGAGGTCGATGGGGAAGCCGTAGGTGTCGTGCAGCTCGAAGGCGCTCTTGCCGGATACCAGAGGGCGCCCGGTACGGTCTACGTCCCTCTTGGCCGTGGCCACTGCGGTGTCCAGGATCGTGGTACCGGCGGCCAGGGTGCGGCGGAAGGCGTCCTCCTCGCCGTAGGCGACCTCGGAGATGGTGCTCCAGCCGGTCTCCAGCTCGGGGTAGGAGGCCTTCATGGCGTCCTTGGAGACGGTCAGCAGCGTTGGCATGGCGGCTTCGTCGACACCGAGCAGACGCATGGAGCGCACCGCACGGCGGATGAGTCGGCGCAGGACGTAGCCGCGCCCGTCGTTGCCGGGGCGCACACCGTCGGAGATGAGCATGAGCGCCGAGCGCACGTGGTCGGCCACGACTCGCATGCGCACGTCGTCGTGGTAGGCGTCCCCGGCCTCGGGGCCTGCGGCACCACGGCCGTAGACCTTGCCGGAGAGCTCCTCGGCGGCCCTGATGACGGGGAAGACCTCGTCGATCTCATACATGTTGGGCTTGTCCTGCATGATGAAGGCCAGGCGCTCCAGGCCGGCACCGGTGTCGATGGCCGTCTGGTCGAGCTT from Actinomyces sp. Marseille-P3109 encodes:
- the alaS gene encoding alanine--tRNA ligase: MRTSEIRSRWLDYFAANEHEIRPSVSLVSPEPSILFTVAGMVPFIPYILGTEKAPWPRAASVQKCIRTNDIDNVGITTRHGTFFQMNGNFSFGDYFKEGAISYAWGLLTGRREEGGYGLDGERLWMTIWEEDQVSFDYWTREIGVPAERIQLLPFKDISWSTGQPGPAGSCCEIHYDRGSAYGPDGGPAVDTQGDRFLEIWNLVFDEFLRGEGKGHDFELLGKLDQTAIDTGAGLERLAFIMQDKPNMYEIDEVFPVIRAAEELSGKVYGRGAAGPEAGDAYHDDVRMRVVADHVRSALMLISDGVRPGNDGRGYVLRRLIRRAVRSMRLLGVDEAAMPTLLTVSKDAMKASYPELETGWSTISEVAYGEEDAFRRTLAAGTTILDTAVATAKRDVDRTGRPLVSGKSAFELHDTYGFPIDLTLEMAAEQGVDVDESAFRTLMNEQKERARADARAKKTGHSDIRVFRELEKEMGGGSAFLGYTESSSEATVAGVLLDGVPQSVVTAPAEVEVILDRTPFYAEMGGQLADQGTIRLADGGTVEVNDVQAPVKGLHVHRGTLTEGTIAVGEKAFAQIDTDRRLAIARAHTSTHMVHKALHEIVSTNATQAGSENSPSRMRFDFRHGSALAGDQVAGIEERVNARLSEDLAVTDEIMDIDAARAAGAMALFGEKYGKEVRVVSIGGDWSKELCAGTHVPTTGHIGRIAVLGESSIGSGVRRIDALVGDGAYGYQAKEHALVSQLSTMVGGRPEDLPGRVEGLMTRLKDAEKRLAAAEQAALAARTAGIVSDAVRVGEVRLVSADLGAVGSADAVRSVALDARSRLGDSDPAVIAVGGVVNARPVVVVATNAGARDKGIRAGALVRTATQVLGGGGGGKDDLAQGGGQNPDALDEALRSVADQIQA